A genomic window from Desulfatiglans sp. includes:
- a CDS encoding 4Fe-4S binding protein, translating to MKTGKIYFTGIRNLIQLCFLILTLAIGLHFFIFVFQASSEGNITVSRPPGVEAFLPIGGLMGWKLFIFEGVWDQTHPAAMVILGFAILTALLFRKSFCGWICPVGTISEWVWKTGELFLGRNFRILRFLDFPLRGIKYLILGFFLFIILSMPVSEIETFLESPYYKMTDAKMLFFFIRMSMTTLIVLIALLAASFIIKNFWCRYLCPYGGLLGLFALISPVKVRRDKDRCIGCGKCAGECPYSLPVNIKTSTSSPECNGCMECVNACPVENTLHMKGLKTVITPSRLAMILTLLFFLIVYIAQVTGHWKSNVSEHEFRMRLRSIDIPEYAHPGINR from the coding sequence ATGAAAACAGGAAAAATCTATTTTACAGGGATACGAAATCTCATACAGCTCTGCTTCCTGATACTCACACTGGCGATCGGTCTGCATTTCTTTATATTTGTGTTTCAGGCTTCTTCCGAAGGTAATATCACTGTATCAAGGCCACCAGGGGTTGAGGCGTTTTTGCCGATAGGCGGGCTCATGGGCTGGAAGCTTTTTATATTTGAAGGCGTGTGGGATCAAACCCATCCTGCAGCAATGGTGATACTTGGTTTTGCTATACTAACCGCGCTTCTTTTCAGAAAATCCTTTTGCGGGTGGATCTGCCCTGTGGGTACAATATCTGAGTGGGTATGGAAAACCGGAGAGTTATTTCTGGGAAGAAATTTCAGAATACTGCGATTTCTGGATTTTCCTCTGCGGGGTATCAAATACCTGATACTCGGTTTTTTCCTGTTTATAATTCTATCAATGCCGGTGAGTGAAATAGAGACATTTCTTGAAAGCCCCTACTATAAGATGACAGATGCCAAAATGCTCTTCTTTTTTATCCGCATGAGTATGACTACATTAATTGTCCTCATAGCATTACTCGCAGCATCCTTTATTATAAAGAATTTCTGGTGCAGGTATTTATGCCCGTATGGAGGACTGCTCGGGCTTTTTGCATTGATTAGCCCTGTAAAAGTAAGAAGAGATAAAGACAGATGCATTGGTTGCGGCAAATGTGCAGGGGAATGTCCATACAGCTTGCCTGTAAATATAAAAACAAGCACCTCAAGCCCGGAATGTAACGGATGCATGGAATGTGTTAATGCATGCCCTGTTGAAAACACCCTGCATATGAAAGGTTTGAAAACTGTAATAACACCATCCAGGTTGGCAATGATACTCACATTGCTTTTTTTCCTGATTGTATATATTGCTCAGGTTACAGGACACTGGAAAAGTAATGTCAGTGAACATGAATTCAGGATGAGGCTCCGCTCCATTGATATTCCTGAATATGCACACCCCGGAATTAACAGATAA
- a CDS encoding PAS domain S-box protein: MEKEQGAKELEQKIKELEGVIQAQNQKEIELLDEIRKLNQSCKHYDTIMQYTDDFILICDCDGNALAYNNSYRDVMELYLKQDIKPGMQPYKAGPPELVKRWEMLREKVLKGEKLKAESSAVTDTGDSFFETIFCPVENGEVVTGFIEITRNITGYKKSETALRESNEFNISLLDNSPNAILVLNPDTSIRYVNRFFEEMTGYKSSEVIGYKIPYPWWVDDPEYGTLEEKKKQFPLGVKPTERRFRKKSGEYAWSEISITPIYKDGAMSYSLETMVDITDRKNAEEEKHKLEEKLHRSQKMESLGLLAGGVAHDLNNVLSGIVSYPELLLLDLPQESNLRKPIITIMESGKRAVAIVQDLLTIARSVATPKKTINLNSLINEYFKSPEFRQIEAHNPAITFKYELDNSLLNINGSYIHLKKIVMNLVSNASDAIEETGCVSISTSNRYLDRPLKGYDDVKTGEYALLTVSDNGTGISQADLNRIFEPFYSKKVMGRSGTGLGLAVVWNVMREHEGYINVTSDGNGTSFDLYFPITRGVISDSDVEIPMDSLLGKGERILVVDDIESQREISCSMLEKLGYRAHSAASGEEAVEYLKENSVDLIILDMIMDPGLNGRETYERIKKINPLQKAVIVSGFAETEDVKQTMRLGAGQFVKKPFMLQAIGMAIKEELKKS; this comes from the coding sequence ATGGAAAAAGAGCAGGGCGCTAAAGAACTGGAACAAAAGATAAAAGAGCTTGAAGGTGTTATTCAGGCACAGAATCAAAAGGAAATCGAATTGCTTGATGAGATCAGGAAGCTTAACCAGAGCTGTAAGCACTATGATACCATTATGCAGTATACAGATGATTTTATTTTGATTTGTGACTGTGATGGTAATGCCCTCGCATATAACAACAGTTACAGGGATGTAATGGAACTTTACTTGAAACAGGATATCAAGCCGGGTATGCAACCCTATAAGGCCGGCCCCCCTGAACTGGTAAAGAGATGGGAGATGCTTCGGGAAAAGGTATTAAAGGGTGAAAAACTCAAGGCAGAATCTTCTGCCGTAACAGACACAGGAGACTCATTTTTTGAGACCATATTCTGCCCCGTAGAAAATGGTGAAGTGGTAACTGGCTTTATTGAGATCACAAGGAACATAACCGGATACAAAAAGAGTGAAACCGCTCTCAGGGAGAGCAATGAATTTAACATAAGCCTGCTTGATAATTCACCAAATGCAATACTGGTATTGAATCCTGATACCTCAATCAGGTATGTAAACCGATTTTTTGAAGAGATGACCGGTTATAAATCTTCTGAAGTGATAGGCTATAAAATCCCATATCCCTGGTGGGTTGATGACCCGGAATATGGCACGCTTGAGGAGAAGAAAAAACAGTTTCCCTTAGGGGTCAAACCAACGGAAAGGCGTTTCAGGAAAAAGAGCGGGGAATATGCCTGGTCAGAGATAAGCATCACTCCCATATATAAAGATGGCGCCATGAGCTATTCACTTGAGACCATGGTTGACATTACAGACCGTAAAAATGCAGAGGAGGAAAAGCATAAGTTAGAGGAAAAACTGCACCGGTCACAGAAGATGGAATCATTGGGCCTTCTGGCAGGAGGTGTTGCTCACGACCTTAATAATGTGCTCTCAGGCATAGTTAGCTATCCTGAACTGCTTCTTCTGGACCTGCCCCAGGAGAGCAATCTCAGAAAACCTATTATTACCATTATGGAATCAGGTAAGAGGGCGGTTGCAATTGTGCAGGACCTTTTAACTATTGCACGCAGTGTGGCAACCCCGAAAAAAACAATAAATCTGAACAGTCTGATAAACGAATATTTCAAATCACCTGAGTTCAGGCAGATTGAAGCGCATAATCCTGCAATCACATTTAAATATGAACTGGACAACTCCCTTTTGAACATAAACGGATCATACATACACCTGAAAAAAATAGTGATGAACCTGGTTTCAAACGCCTCTGATGCAATCGAGGAGACAGGATGTGTCAGTATATCCACATCAAACAGGTATCTTGACCGTCCGCTTAAGGGGTATGATGATGTGAAGACAGGGGAATATGCTCTGTTAACCGTATCGGATAATGGGACCGGGATATCGCAGGCCGACCTGAACCGAATATTTGAACCCTTCTATTCAAAAAAGGTTATGGGCAGAAGCGGCACAGGCCTGGGTCTGGCCGTTGTCTGGAATGTGATGAGGGAGCACGAAGGCTATATCAATGTTACAAGTGATGGTAATGGCACCTCCTTTGATTTGTATTTCCCAATAACAAGAGGCGTGATATCAGACTCTGATGTTGAAATACCCATGGATTCCCTGCTTGGAAAGGGTGAAAGAATACTTGTTGTTGATGACATAGAGAGCCAGCGGGAGATCTCCTGCAGTATGCTGGAAAAACTCGGCTACAGAGCACACAGTGCAGCCAGTGGCGAAGAGGCGGTTGAATACCTTAAAGAAAACTCAGTGGATCTGATCATCCTGGATATGATTATGGACCCCGGATTAAACGGCCGGGAGACCTATGAGAGGATAAAAAAGATCAACCCCTTACAGAAGGCTGTTATTGTAAGCGGATTTGCTGAAACAGAAGATGTAAAGCAAACCATGAGGCTTGGGGCAGGTCAATTTGTTAAAAAACCATTTATGCTCCAGGCTATTGGTATGGCCATAAAAGAGGAATTGAAAAAATCCTGA
- a CDS encoding uroporphyrinogen decarboxylase (URO-D): MNIHDYPITPRENYLRLMKNDSPQYLCNEHLYTNGFFFDSILLSSPQRVEGETVKDSWGVSWKWLKGHFAANPHITEETKVIKDITKWEKYVNVPWPSKIVKSWEESKARAEAFDRKNQLLMCVCFGGLFEMSHHLMGFEDALMNYLAEPEAMTELLTVIADYKIEYVKLLIDNLNPDMIHFHDDWGNKRSLFMSPETWRKMLKPHYERIYGYIRSRGVLIQHHADCVCAPIVEDMVDLGIDVWQGIIPQNNIQDVQKRVKGGMALQGGIDGAVFDFKNWNEADVRKEVRRACDDYVPAGNFIPCIPNGVPLTPGINDVVVDEIDTYGRDFFKRLKEKK; the protein is encoded by the coding sequence ATGAATATACACGATTACCCGATTACACCAAGAGAAAATTATCTGCGGCTCATGAAGAATGATAGCCCTCAGTATCTCTGCAATGAACATCTCTATACAAACGGCTTTTTCTTTGATTCCATACTGCTCTCTTCTCCTCAGCGGGTTGAAGGCGAGACTGTAAAAGACAGCTGGGGGGTATCTTGGAAATGGTTAAAGGGCCATTTTGCAGCTAACCCGCATATTACTGAAGAGACAAAGGTAATAAAGGATATAACCAAATGGGAAAAGTATGTAAATGTGCCCTGGCCCTCAAAAATAGTAAAGAGCTGGGAAGAGTCAAAGGCGCGTGCAGAGGCCTTTGACCGCAAGAACCAGCTCCTCATGTGCGTCTGTTTCGGCGGCCTTTTTGAGATGTCCCACCACCTTATGGGGTTTGAAGATGCCCTCATGAATTACCTGGCTGAACCCGAGGCAATGACCGAGCTTCTCACCGTGATTGCCGATTACAAGATAGAATATGTAAAACTGCTGATCGATAACCTCAACCCTGACATGATCCATTTTCATGATGACTGGGGCAATAAACGAAGCCTTTTTATGTCGCCTGAGACATGGCGAAAGATGTTAAAGCCCCATTATGAACGCATCTACGGGTACATAAGATCAAGAGGCGTGCTCATTCAGCATCATGCCGACTGTGTCTGCGCCCCGATTGTAGAGGACATGGTAGACCTCGGTATAGACGTGTGGCAGGGGATTATACCGCAGAATAATATCCAGGATGTTCAGAAGAGGGTAAAAGGAGGCATGGCGCTTCAGGGCGGGATAGATGGCGCGGTGTTTGATTTTAAAAACTGGAATGAGGCGGATGTGCGCAAAGAGGTCAGAAGGGCATGTGATGATTATGTGCCTGCAGGGAACTTTATACCCTGTATTCCTAACGGTGTACCTTTAACCCCGGGCATCAATGATGTCGTTGTAGATGAGATAGACACCTATGGCAGGGATTTCTTTAAACGGCTGAAAGAAAAAAAATAA
- a CDS encoding (Fe-S)-binding protein, whose product MVSKSYLDGFIPAKAEHNECVRCGICLQKCPVMKMGQEEAKAEISRLLNGEETRRVLNECTFCFTCNQYCPNGLRPYNLIMERMAEHNKRNKKGLHPFATYMINGRHEPGFFNNEYEKSSDEDKAILKRWSEIPAMSKEILFVGCAGRITPSVIEHLKVLKELPKYGPRDICCGDIPYRFGDYQAFSEIVEKAFNQLSLLKTDRLICYCPSCANYFGNIWPRSHGLRLPFEIISLYEWLWEKYQQGELQIQKKVNQDIVLSDSCHAGELGDGFMNAVRGLYEAAGMRVVELKNNRHDSLCCGFASYMRGWENQSGVKEDTQRKMKQIMDTGIHDVSFNCHGCRSHLTPEVEGTNIRLHLALDDILEAFGGQRIVG is encoded by the coding sequence ATGGTGAGCAAGAGTTACCTGGATGGATTTATTCCCGCAAAAGCAGAGCATAATGAATGCGTCAGATGCGGTATATGCCTTCAAAAATGCCCGGTTATGAAAATGGGACAGGAAGAAGCAAAGGCTGAGATATCCCGGTTACTTAATGGTGAAGAAACGAGGCGTGTACTGAATGAGTGCACCTTCTGTTTCACATGCAACCAATATTGCCCCAATGGTTTAAGGCCATATAACCTGATCATGGAAAGAATGGCTGAACATAATAAAAGGAATAAGAAAGGGCTGCATCCCTTTGCCACATACATGATTAATGGAAGACATGAGCCTGGTTTTTTTAATAACGAATATGAAAAATCCTCTGATGAAGATAAGGCCATTTTAAAGAGATGGAGTGAAATCCCGGCCATGTCAAAGGAGATATTGTTTGTCGGTTGCGCGGGTCGTATCACCCCCTCTGTTATTGAGCATTTAAAGGTATTAAAAGAGCTGCCCAAATATGGCCCCAGGGATATCTGCTGCGGGGATATCCCTTACAGGTTCGGTGATTATCAGGCATTCAGCGAGATAGTGGAAAAGGCATTTAATCAATTATCATTATTAAAAACCGACCGCCTTATATGTTACTGCCCCTCCTGTGCAAACTATTTTGGCAATATCTGGCCCAGGTCACACGGGCTCAGGCTCCCCTTTGAGATCATATCTTTATATGAGTGGTTATGGGAAAAATACCAGCAGGGAGAGTTACAGATTCAAAAAAAGGTAAATCAGGATATCGTGCTTTCCGATTCATGCCATGCAGGTGAACTGGGAGATGGTTTCATGAATGCAGTCCGGGGGCTTTATGAGGCAGCGGGCATGCGTGTGGTTGAATTAAAGAACAACAGGCACGATTCCCTGTGCTGTGGTTTTGCGAGTTACATGCGGGGCTGGGAAAATCAGTCAGGGGTTAAAGAGGATACTCAAAGGAAGATGAAGCAGATCATGGATACAGGTATTCATGATGTAAGTTTCAACTGCCACGGCTGCAGGTCACACCTGACGCCTGAGGTGGAAGGGACAAACATCAGGCTCCATCTTGCCCTGGATGATATCCTTGAGGCATTTGGAGGACAAAGAATAGTGGGTTAA
- a CDS encoding C_GCAxxG_C_C family protein, whose translation MTEMRITKYPEQFKKIAEELGASYGPEFQGCAQVVAGTLMEILGIVNDQVLLAASFFAGGSKRCLTCGAISGGLIILGIKYGPGKKEDGAEEKEEAVNPAMELIDRFINEYHTISCCELTGFDFRDPVQFQAFKDSPEARQKCTEKMSRVCGWVAEIISRRDNQTS comes from the coding sequence ATGACAGAGATGAGAATCACTAAATATCCTGAACAGTTTAAAAAGATTGCCGAGGAGCTGGGAGCCTCATATGGCCCTGAATTCCAGGGATGTGCACAGGTTGTTGCAGGGACGCTTATGGAGATCCTGGGCATTGTAAATGACCAGGTTTTATTGGCCGCCTCTTTTTTTGCCGGCGGCTCAAAACGATGTCTGACCTGTGGTGCTATATCCGGGGGGTTGATCATACTCGGCATAAAGTATGGGCCGGGTAAAAAGGAGGATGGCGCTGAGGAAAAGGAAGAGGCAGTTAATCCGGCAATGGAACTTATAGACCGCTTTATTAATGAATACCATACTATTAGCTGTTGTGAACTTACCGGTTTTGACTTCCGGGACCCTGTCCAGTTTCAGGCATTTAAAGATTCACCAGAAGCAAGGCAAAAATGCACTGAAAAGATGAGCCGGGTATGCGGGTGGGTTGCGGAGATAATAAGCAGGAGAGATAATCAAACCAGTTAA
- a CDS encoding glucose 1-dehydrogenase produces the protein MGRVKGKTALITGAASGLGEASALLLAQEGASIVVADINERKGQSVADKIVKEGGKALFVRLDVSKEDEWEDAIAKTIAEFKKLDVLVNNAGIQYVKELEDTPLEDWRRLMSICLDGVFLGTKHAIRAMKKTGGGSIINISSVVGIVGTVDSTSAYCAAKGGVRAFTKAAALECSKAGRNYNIRVNSVHPGAMETPMISGMLKDEVIRETVEKAHPIGTLGKPIDIAYGVLYLASDESRMVTGAEMVIDGGWIAW, from the coding sequence ATGGGCCGAGTTAAAGGTAAAACAGCCCTTATCACAGGGGCTGCAAGCGGGCTTGGTGAAGCGAGCGCACTATTACTTGCACAAGAGGGCGCATCAATTGTTGTGGCAGACATCAATGAGAGAAAAGGGCAGAGTGTGGCAGATAAAATAGTTAAGGAGGGAGGAAAGGCACTCTTTGTAAGGCTCGATGTTTCGAAAGAAGATGAGTGGGAGGATGCAATAGCTAAAACCATCGCAGAGTTTAAAAAACTGGATGTCCTTGTTAATAATGCCGGGATTCAATATGTGAAGGAGCTTGAGGATACCCCGCTTGAAGACTGGCGAAGGTTAATGAGCATCTGCCTGGACGGTGTCTTTCTGGGCACCAAGCACGCCATAAGGGCCATGAAAAAGACAGGGGGCGGATCAATTATCAACATCTCCTCTGTTGTAGGTATTGTAGGCACTGTTGACAGCACCAGTGCATATTGTGCAGCCAAAGGGGGTGTAAGGGCCTTTACCAAGGCAGCGGCCTTAGAGTGTTCAAAGGCAGGGCGTAACTATAATATCCGTGTTAACTCAGTCCATCCAGGGGCAATGGAAACGCCTATGATATCAGGCATGCTAAAGGACGAGGTTATCAGGGAGACCGTGGAAAAGGCCCATCCGATAGGCACCCTTGGAAAACCGATTGATATTGCCTATGGCGTTCTGTATCTTGCATCTGATGAGTCCAGGATGGTCACAGGCGCAGAGATGGTTATTGATGGCGGCTGGATAGCATGGTAA